A genomic stretch from Euwallacea fornicatus isolate EFF26 chromosome 28, ASM4011564v1, whole genome shotgun sequence includes:
- the LOC136347447 gene encoding polypeptide N-acetylgalactosaminyltransferase 1-like isoform X1: protein MRNMYFGKMLAGPLRKCKRIWPAVLFFLSAIITLVWIIFSRTTQIHPKHIFRENNQEEYVDKHGIKVVIGHYVGNPVGNIPNASYNMINVNHFNPQPNAGKNGNPVIIDPKDVLEMQQLFQINRFNLLASDRIPLNRSLPDYRRKKCISKFDDYLTYPKTTVIIVFHNEAWSTLLRTVWSVINRSPKELLQEIILVDDASERDFLKQPLENYIATLPVDIRLLRSKQRIGLIKARLKGAKVASGQVLTFLDAHCECTKGWLEALLSVIKNDRKTVVCPVIDIINDDSFAYVKSFELHWGAFNWNLQFRWYTLGGKQMSQRKLDVTKPFPSPTMAGGLFAIEKNYFFEIGAYDEDMNIWGGENLEMSFRVWQCGGRIEIAPCSHVGHIFRKSSPYSFPGGINKTLFANLARVALVWMDEFANVFFKFNEHARLMKDAQNVSSRLELRKKLECKNFEWYLDNVWPEHFFPKNNRFFGRIKNMEKNLCLLKPERKGLSNQPMGLAKIDRCLGDDFADEMFVMTKDGFIMTDDSICLDAPEKEGLGPMKARIMACSSYSRQKWEYDEKTQELRHLTNQKCLDVYSGVDELIIKDCNNEGTQKWKLEPVSWK from the exons ATgagaaatatgtattttgg TAAAATGTTAGCCGGACCCCTGCGAAAATGTAAAAGGATTTGGCCTGCAGTTCTGTTCTTCCTGTCCGCAATTATCACGCTAGTATGGATAATTTTTTCTAGGACAACTCAAATACACCCAAAGCACATTTTCAG GGAAAACAACCAGGAGGAGTACGTAGACAAGCATGGCATTAAGGTGGTTATAGGCCATTACGTCGGCAACCCTGTGGGGAACATCCCCAATGCATCCTATAACATGATTAACGTCAATCACTTCAACCCGCAGCCCAATGCTGGGAAAAATGGCAATCCTGTGATCATAGACCCTAAAGATGTGTTGGAGATGCAACAGCTCTTCCAGATAAACCGATTTAATTTGCTCGCAAGTGATCGAATTCCTTTGAATCGATCTTTGCCGGACTACAGAAGAAAAAA gtgCATTTCCAAATTCGACGACTACCTCACCTATCCAAAGACCACAGTTATCATAGTGTTCCACAATGAGGCTTGGTCAACTCTGCTGCGAACCGTTTGGAGTGTTATTAATAGGTCACCGAAAGAACTGTTACAGGAAATCATCCTGGTAGACGATGCCAGTGAAAGAG ACTTCCTAAAACAACCCCTAGAAAACTACATCGCAACCCTGCCAGTAGATATTCGACTATTGAGAAGCAAACAACGTATAGGGTTGATCAAAGCGCGTCTGAAGGGGGCTAAAGTTGCTTCTGGTCAAGTTTTAACTTTCTTAGATGCGCATTGTGAGTGTACTAAGGGCTGGTTGGAGGCCCTTTTATCTGTGATAAAAAACGACAGGAAAACAGTAGTTTGTCCTGTGATTGATATCATCAACGATGATTCGTTTGCTTATGTCAAGAGTTTTGAACTTCACTGGGGCGCTTTCAACTGGAATTTGCAATTCAG GTGGTACACCTTGGGCGGTAAACAGATGTCGCAGAGAAAATTGGATGTGACGAAACCATTTCCCTCACCTACCATGGCTGGAGGTTTGTTTGCTAttgagaaaaattacttttttgagATTGGAGCCTACGATGAAGATATGAATATTTGGGGAGGAGAGAATTTGGAAATGTCTTTCAG GGTCTGGCAATGCGGAGGAAGGATTGAAATTGCACCTTGCTCCCACGTAGGTCACATTTTTCGGAAATCTTCACCATACTCATTTCCAGGAG GTATAAACAAAACACTTTTCGCCAACCTAGCCCGAGTGGCTCTTGTTTGGATGGACGAATTCGCCAACGTATTCTTCAAATTCAACGAACATGCGCGACTGATGAAAGACGCTCAAAATGTCTCCTCTAGATTGGAACTGAGAAAAAAACTTGAgtgcaaaaattttgagtgGTATCTAGATAACGTCTGGCCAGAAcattttttccctaaaaacAATCGGTTCTTCGGTAGAATAAAGAATATGGAAAAGAATTTGTGTCTTTTGAAACCGGAGAGAAAAGGGCTTTCTAATCAACCAATGGGGTTGGCGAAAATTGATAG GTGTTTAGGTGATGATTTTGCTGATGAAATGTTCGTAATGACAAAAGACGGGTTTATAATGACCGATGATTCAATTTGCTTGGATGCACCAGAAAAGGAAGGTTTGGGTCCGATGAAGGCAAGAATAATGGCATGCAGCTCGTATTCTAGACAAAAATGGGAATATGATGAAAAG ACACAAGAATTGCGCCATTTAACAAACCAAAAATGTCTGGACGTCTATTCTGGCGTTGATGAGCTTATTATAAAAGACTGCAATAACGAAGGTACCCAGAAGTGGAAGTTAGAGCCAGTATCTTGGAAATAA
- the LOC136347447 gene encoding polypeptide N-acetylgalactosaminyltransferase 3-like isoform X2: MINVNHFNPQPNAGKNGNPVIIDPKDVLEMQQLFQINRFNLLASDRIPLNRSLPDYRRKKCISKFDDYLTYPKTTVIIVFHNEAWSTLLRTVWSVINRSPKELLQEIILVDDASERDFLKQPLENYIATLPVDIRLLRSKQRIGLIKARLKGAKVASGQVLTFLDAHCECTKGWLEALLSVIKNDRKTVVCPVIDIINDDSFAYVKSFELHWGAFNWNLQFRWYTLGGKQMSQRKLDVTKPFPSPTMAGGLFAIEKNYFFEIGAYDEDMNIWGGENLEMSFRVWQCGGRIEIAPCSHVGHIFRKSSPYSFPGGINKTLFANLARVALVWMDEFANVFFKFNEHARLMKDAQNVSSRLELRKKLECKNFEWYLDNVWPEHFFPKNNRFFGRIKNMEKNLCLLKPERKGLSNQPMGLAKIDRCLGDDFADEMFVMTKDGFIMTDDSICLDAPEKEGLGPMKARIMACSSYSRQKWEYDEKTQELRHLTNQKCLDVYSGVDELIIKDCNNEGTQKWKLEPVSWK; this comes from the exons ATGATTAACGTCAATCACTTCAACCCGCAGCCCAATGCTGGGAAAAATGGCAATCCTGTGATCATAGACCCTAAAGATGTGTTGGAGATGCAACAGCTCTTCCAGATAAACCGATTTAATTTGCTCGCAAGTGATCGAATTCCTTTGAATCGATCTTTGCCGGACTACAGAAGAAAAAA gtgCATTTCCAAATTCGACGACTACCTCACCTATCCAAAGACCACAGTTATCATAGTGTTCCACAATGAGGCTTGGTCAACTCTGCTGCGAACCGTTTGGAGTGTTATTAATAGGTCACCGAAAGAACTGTTACAGGAAATCATCCTGGTAGACGATGCCAGTGAAAGAG ACTTCCTAAAACAACCCCTAGAAAACTACATCGCAACCCTGCCAGTAGATATTCGACTATTGAGAAGCAAACAACGTATAGGGTTGATCAAAGCGCGTCTGAAGGGGGCTAAAGTTGCTTCTGGTCAAGTTTTAACTTTCTTAGATGCGCATTGTGAGTGTACTAAGGGCTGGTTGGAGGCCCTTTTATCTGTGATAAAAAACGACAGGAAAACAGTAGTTTGTCCTGTGATTGATATCATCAACGATGATTCGTTTGCTTATGTCAAGAGTTTTGAACTTCACTGGGGCGCTTTCAACTGGAATTTGCAATTCAG GTGGTACACCTTGGGCGGTAAACAGATGTCGCAGAGAAAATTGGATGTGACGAAACCATTTCCCTCACCTACCATGGCTGGAGGTTTGTTTGCTAttgagaaaaattacttttttgagATTGGAGCCTACGATGAAGATATGAATATTTGGGGAGGAGAGAATTTGGAAATGTCTTTCAG GGTCTGGCAATGCGGAGGAAGGATTGAAATTGCACCTTGCTCCCACGTAGGTCACATTTTTCGGAAATCTTCACCATACTCATTTCCAGGAG GTATAAACAAAACACTTTTCGCCAACCTAGCCCGAGTGGCTCTTGTTTGGATGGACGAATTCGCCAACGTATTCTTCAAATTCAACGAACATGCGCGACTGATGAAAGACGCTCAAAATGTCTCCTCTAGATTGGAACTGAGAAAAAAACTTGAgtgcaaaaattttgagtgGTATCTAGATAACGTCTGGCCAGAAcattttttccctaaaaacAATCGGTTCTTCGGTAGAATAAAGAATATGGAAAAGAATTTGTGTCTTTTGAAACCGGAGAGAAAAGGGCTTTCTAATCAACCAATGGGGTTGGCGAAAATTGATAG GTGTTTAGGTGATGATTTTGCTGATGAAATGTTCGTAATGACAAAAGACGGGTTTATAATGACCGATGATTCAATTTGCTTGGATGCACCAGAAAAGGAAGGTTTGGGTCCGATGAAGGCAAGAATAATGGCATGCAGCTCGTATTCTAGACAAAAATGGGAATATGATGAAAAG ACACAAGAATTGCGCCATTTAACAAACCAAAAATGTCTGGACGTCTATTCTGGCGTTGATGAGCTTATTATAAAAGACTGCAATAACGAAGGTACCCAGAAGTGGAAGTTAGAGCCAGTATCTTGGAAATAA